The following proteins are co-located in the Paenibacillus sp. JNUCC32 genome:
- a CDS encoding response regulator transcription factor — protein sequence MKKAYQVLIADDEPIIREGIRDAVDWGALGMEVAAEAEDGEEALELALSQPIDIMLVDMNMPFLDGIGLMKRMKEERPACRFVIITGHDEFAYAQEAIRLGVKDYILKPVNAEHLIQVLRSVRDELNDHQIQESYLKKASEQIEKNIPLLRERFCLEWMHGLLDEEEAIEQLEFLGLPPCRPTRIGIARWPEMTAPQPLMKESDRQLYLFAMENIIAELFHPAPCVLFRDHTGWIGICCWGEADMEIAADAEQLIQKYLKLAVNIHLEPVSEGADGAVAAAYEACREGVFKEAQLSPLVRRARQLIQEQYAVRELTLESFAQALQVSPVYLSRTLKKELGTSFITLMTQTRIQKAIQLLNATELSILDIAERVGYDSQHYFSTAFKKVMGVSPNRYRKGAAVLEE from the coding sequence ATGAAGAAAGCGTATCAAGTCTTGATTGCCGACGATGAGCCGATTATCCGCGAAGGGATTCGGGATGCGGTCGACTGGGGGGCACTCGGCATGGAAGTGGCTGCCGAAGCGGAGGATGGCGAGGAAGCGCTGGAGCTTGCGCTCAGCCAGCCGATTGACATTATGCTGGTCGATATGAATATGCCGTTCCTGGACGGCATCGGGCTCATGAAGCGAATGAAGGAAGAACGCCCCGCATGCCGGTTCGTCATTATTACCGGACATGACGAATTTGCTTATGCGCAGGAAGCGATCCGGCTCGGGGTAAAGGATTATATTTTGAAGCCGGTGAATGCGGAGCATCTGATCCAGGTGCTCCGCAGCGTTCGGGATGAGCTGAACGACCATCAAATCCAGGAAAGCTACCTGAAGAAGGCGTCGGAGCAAATCGAGAAGAACATTCCGCTGCTTCGGGAACGATTCTGCCTCGAATGGATGCATGGCCTGCTGGATGAGGAGGAGGCGATCGAGCAGCTGGAGTTCCTGGGACTGCCGCCTTGCCGTCCCACCCGGATCGGCATCGCCAGATGGCCGGAGATGACGGCTCCGCAGCCGTTGATGAAGGAAAGCGACCGCCAGCTGTATCTGTTCGCGATGGAAAATATAATCGCCGAGCTGTTTCATCCCGCACCCTGCGTTTTGTTCCGGGACCATACCGGCTGGATCGGCATTTGCTGCTGGGGAGAAGCGGATATGGAGATTGCGGCCGATGCCGAGCAGTTGATCCAGAAGTACTTGAAGCTGGCCGTGAACATACATCTGGAGCCGGTTTCTGAAGGGGCGGACGGCGCGGTTGCGGCCGCCTACGAGGCTTGCCGGGAAGGGGTATTCAAGGAGGCGCAGCTGTCTCCGCTGGTACGGCGTGCCCGTCAGCTCATCCAGGAACAGTATGCCGTTCGGGAGCTGACGCTGGAATCTTTCGCCCAGGCCCTGCAGGTATCGCCGGTCTATCTGAGCCGGACGCTAAAGAAAGAGCTGGGCACGTCCTTTATCACGCTCATGACCCAGACGAGGATTCAGAAAGCGATCCAGCTGCTCAACGCCACCGAGCTGAGCATCCTGGACATCGCGGAGCGGGTGGGGTATGACAGCCAGCATTATTTCAGCACGGCCTTTAAGAAGGTGATGGGGGTGTCGCCGAACCGGTACCGCAAAGGGGCGGCGGTTCTGGAAGAATAG